From the Daucus carota subsp. sativus chromosome 8, DH1 v3.0, whole genome shotgun sequence genome, one window contains:
- the LOC108199121 gene encoding protein NEGATIVE GRAVITROPIC RESPONSE OF ROOTS: MKIFSWMQNKLHAIRDTKKLNPLTSNDNIVQKPFEEEHSDWPHGLLAIGTFGNKNVNAIPETCNLQSSKLSQDNSKDIDHEEFRNHQKKSNIILDRQDPESNVANELESHHILEKTFKTSSTSDINRPSSYTVSDDIGDEDGPFQLISGTVVINRGKESHLDSTKNASIGKESLSLLLKKMFKSEITPTSSLRDSFPEARLEKSRMNKIFRSVLNKKIFPQSLSTKATSTKKCLNNKQHCMSDGKNILAEEISAGSKWVKTDSDFIVLEI, translated from the exons ATGAAG ATCTTCAGTTGGATGCAAAACAAGCTGCATGCTATAAGGGATACAAAGAAACTAAATCCATTAACGTCTAATG ACAACATTGTGCAGAAGCCTTTCGAAGAAGAGCACAGTGACTGGCCTCATGGGTTGCTTGCAATCGGGACATTTGGAAATAAAAATGTGAACGCAATCCCGGAGACCTGCAATCTACAATCGAGCAAACTTTCCCAAGATAATTCAAAAGACATTGACCATGAAGAATTTAGAAATCATCAAaagaaatcaaatattataCTGGACAGACAAGATCCAGAGTCTAATGTAGCGAATGAGCTTGAAAGTCACCATATTTTGGAAAAGACATTTAAGACATCATCAACCTCAGACATTAACAGACCGTCAAGCTACACCGTGTCTGATGATATAGGGGATGAAGACGGTCCTTTCCAGCTTATCAGTGGAACAGTTGTGATTAATCGAGGAAAGGAAAGTCACTTAGATAGCACCAAAAATGCTAGTATTGGAAAGGAATCACTGTCACTTCTCctgaaaaagatgtttaaaagTGAAATTACTCCAACTTCGAGTCTAAGAGATTCGTTTCCAGAAGCGAGACTGGAGAAATCAAGAATGAACAAG ATTTTCAGAAGTGTGTTGAACAAAAAGATATTCCCACAAAGTTTGAGCACAAAGGCTACTAGCACAAAGAAATGCTTGAATAATAAACAACATTGCATGAGTGATGGCAAGAACATATTAGCAGAAGAGATCTCAGCTGGAAGTAAATGGGTCAAGACAGATTCTGACT TTATTGTTCTAGAGATATGA